The stretch of DNA TTTGGATCGCCGCCCGTCAGCAAGGGAAGGAGTTCGCTGAGGAGTCCGGACAGGTGTTCGGTGCGGCGTTCGAGTTGCCGATGCAGGGAAGCGATGCGCTGTGGTTCGCCGAGGCGCAGTCGCATCCATTCCAAATCGAGGGCTTCGATGTGTCCACCGTTTTGCGTCCAGGATTCAACAAAATCCAGGAATGGGCCGCTCCATTCCGGAGGCGTTGTTTTTACAGCTGAGGCCGCGTTTTGATCGGCTCGTCGCGCCGCGGTTATGATCAACGAGGGGGGGAGAGAGGCATCTCGGCGGGCGAGTTCCAAAAATCGCGCGAAGGACGTGGAGGGCAACTCAGTCTGGCTCAACAGTTCTGCGGATTCCAGTCGAGTGGAAACGGGCTCAGAGGGCCCCAATCGTTCGAAGAGGAATTCAAGGACTTCTTCAGGCCAGCGCCGATGGCGTAGGATGACAGCGGACAAGGCCTGGGCTCGTATCTCGGGAGATTCCGCCGCAGTTCGAACCAGGCCGATGAGTTCCTGATCGAGGTCAGCTCCTTGCAGAGCGCGTGCAGATGCCACGGCTTGTCTTCGGACTTGGACCGAGGGAGAAGCGAGATTCTGCCGGAGGGCCGAACGCCAGGCCAAGGGCAGTTGGGTCGCGGGAAGGAGTGTTATGCTACGCAGCAGCGTGTGACGACCGGAAAGTCCCGTGCCGGATTGCGTTCCGAGCCTTTCCGCGACCCACTCCACGACCCGAGGCGAGGATGCGAAAGCGGCTGGGAACTCGTTGAGGAGTTCCAACTCGTGAGGGGTGAGTGTGGCGGCACTCGTGATGGAGGTGAGATAAGGCAATGCCAGTTCGACCCATTCCGGGTGCTTGAGCAATGCGTCTCGTGCGGCGTGTCGCAGGGCAGGATCCGAAGCCGAGAGTTTGCGGACGGCCGAACGACCGTCGAGGGCGAGGAACGGTGGTTGATCGAGAAGCACCAGAGCGGCGCGTTGCACCCCGAACGATGGATGATCGAGAAGCTTCTCGAGTTCGCTGCGTGTCGAGTGCCGGTGGAGGAAATGAATGAGGGCGTGTTCGATGAATCGCTCGCGGCATGACGACAACGCTTCGATCACACGCGGCGTCAACTCCGGGCCACCGCACCAGACAAGTGCCTCCGCCGCCGCCAGACGGGTGGAAGGTTCAGGATCGCTCAGCAGTCGAACCAGCGCCGGCGCGGCGGCAGGCAAGCGCTGGCGTCCAAGCGCGCGCGCGGCCAACACGACTTGGACGGGATCCGGGCTCTCCAAGGCTCGCACGATGGACTCGTGAGCGCCGGGGATCCGCGAGAGTGCCCACGTCGCTTTCTCCCGCACTGCGGGGGGATGGTTGGACTCCAAGCCTTGGGTCAGGACGGATACCGCGGGCGAGCCAAGCCGCGACAATGCTAACGCCGCCCGTTCACTCACCCCTTCTCGCGGGTCGCGCAGCCGTTCGGCCAGGGCCTCGACGGAGGGCGATTTCCAGTCCAAGCGCAGTCCCCGAGGGTCGGAGGGGGCGGAACCAGCGACGGGCCGGAGCCGATAGAGGCCGCCCTCGGCGGGCGCCTGACGGATGCGTCCGGTGGGGCAATGGTGAATGTACCAACTGCCTGTATCCACGACGATCAGGGATCCGTCGGCGTCCTCGAGGACATCCGACGGATGAAAGTCCGGATCCTCTGTCGCCAGAAAATCCATGTCCTCGCTGCGAAAGGTATCGAGCTCGCGGACGAGCCGATGCTGGACCACTTTCCTCGTGTTGTGCTGGGCCGAATAGAACTGATTGCGGGAAGGTCCGGCGAGCATGGGATTGCGTCCGCGCGTGAAACCGCTCAGGGCCAC from Verrucomicrobiota bacterium encodes:
- a CDS encoding c-type cytochrome, producing MSTMIAARFEAFCLAWLLAAPFEPRQTLSAASFTTAPGWTVTTAAAPPDVRFPMFACFDERGRLFVAESSGLDLYAELQKLTRKCRIRALEDRDGDGRFESASNFADQLVFPMGLAWHEGKLFVADPPLVVSLEDTDGDGRADRRTPILGDFGHQDNGSLHGLIVGPDGWLYMTMGQPDGYRFKKPDGTVIEGKTGALIRCRLDGSDVEVVCRGFENLIEIDFMPSGEIIGTDNWFTLPAAGVRDALVHLVEGGLYPLAATQKGTPMLISGPFLPAIASYPAVALSGFTRGRNPMLAGPSRNQFYSAQHNTRKVVQHRLVRELDTFRSEDMDFLATEDPDFHPSDVLEDADGSLIVVDTGSWYIHHCPTGRIRQAPAEGGLYRLRPVAGSAPSDPRGLRLDWKSPSVEALAERLRDPREGVSERAALALSRLGSPAVSVLTQGLESNHPPAVREKATWALSRIPGAHESIVRALESPDPVQVVLAARALGRQRLPAAAPALVRLLSDPEPSTRLAAAEALVWCGGPELTPRVIEALSSCRERFIEHALIHFLHRHSTRSELEKLLDHPSFGVQRAALVLLDQPPFLALDGRSAVRKLSASDPALRHAARDALLKHPEWVELALPYLTSITSAATLTPHELELLNEFPAAFASSPRVVEWVAERLGTQSGTGLSGRHTLLRSITLLPATQLPLAWRSALRQNLASPSVQVRRQAVASARALQGADLDQELIGLVRTAAESPEIRAQALSAVILRHRRWPEEVLEFLFERLGPSEPVSTRLESAELLSQTELPSTSFARFLELARRDASLPPSLIITAARRADQNAASAVKTTPPEWSGPFLDFVESWTQNGGHIEALDLEWMRLRLGEPQRIASLHRQLERRTEHLSGLLSELLPLLTGGDPNRGQGLFLGKAICATCHRVGNQGGISGPDLTKVGAIRAGRDLLESLLLPSLSFAQGYEPYHVELKSGESLSGMRVRGPDTLFILRDASGRETRLDSIQISHVRRGTVSVMPEGLLAALTREEIRDLLSFLQQLK